A genomic window from Candidatus Binataceae bacterium includes:
- a CDS encoding TadE/TadG family type IV pilus assembly protein, with amino-acid sequence MNSPTLQATARRPRSREAGQSVVETALFLPILLIAFLVTADLGRACYTAMEVADAARAGVQYGAQSVVTAADNNGMETAAKNDAVDLSALNVSATSFCACVDGSQVDCITGTCASGAPGTYVQVTTSSTFTPLVDYPGLPSSIPLSDTAVMRVQ; translated from the coding sequence ATGAATTCACCAACCCTCCAAGCCACGGCCCGCCGGCCACGCTCGCGCGAAGCGGGACAATCGGTGGTGGAAACCGCATTATTCCTGCCGATCCTGCTGATCGCGTTTTTGGTAACCGCCGACCTGGGGCGCGCCTGTTATACCGCCATGGAAGTAGCCGACGCGGCGCGGGCCGGAGTGCAATACGGCGCTCAGAGCGTGGTCACTGCCGCGGACAACAATGGAATGGAGACCGCGGCCAAAAATGACGCCGTCGATTTGTCGGCTCTCAACGTAAGCGCCACCAGCTTTTGCGCCTGCGTCGATGGGAGCCAGGTCGATTGCATTACCGGAACCTGCGCCAGCGGCGCTCCCGGAACCTACGTCCAGGTGACCACTTCCTCCACTTTCACTCCCTTGGTCGATTACCCAGGACTACCTTCTAGCATTCCTCTGAGCGACACCGCCGTGATGCGGGTGCAGTAG
- a CDS encoding TadE family protein yields MKNPAPALKSTYVNRHNRHSLSTCRARSQTGQALAEFAIVIPVILLLLCNLMDFGRAMLCYNFVCGAARDAARYAATHGADSASPTTSSAVSNYVAGELPQGLSSSELTVTTTWSPNENAGSTVHVTVQYNYQPMTPMFVLKALSLASGSQMTMS; encoded by the coding sequence ATGAAAAATCCAGCGCCAGCCCTAAAGAGCACCTACGTCAATCGCCATAATCGCCACAGTTTGTCGACTTGCCGCGCCAGGAGCCAGACGGGCCAGGCTTTGGCGGAATTCGCGATTGTTATTCCGGTCATTTTGCTGCTGCTGTGCAACCTGATGGATTTCGGCCGCGCGATGCTCTGCTACAACTTTGTCTGCGGTGCGGCCCGCGACGCAGCCCGTTACGCCGCTACCCACGGCGCCGACAGTGCCTCGCCAACAACCTCCAGCGCGGTCAGCAACTACGTCGCCGGTGAGCTTCCTCAGGGCCTCAGCAGCAGCGAGCTCACGGTCACCACCACTTGGAGTCCAAACGAAAACGCTGGCAGCACGGTTCATGTCACGGTGCAGTATAATTACCAGCCGATGACTCCGATGTTCGTGCTCAAAGCTCTGTCACTTGCCAGTGGCTCTCAGATGACCATGTCGTGA